ACTCTACACCTCTGGGAACGCACAGCCAGCATCCCAAAGAAAAAGGGCAGCACAGCTCCAAGAAGATccgctaaaccaggggtcttcaaactatggccctccagatgttatatttatttatttatttatttatatattcggtttataaaccgccctccccctaagggctcagggcggtgaacaacataagtagagcacaatataataaatcaagttaaaattcaataagttacatagtacaggctctaaaaaataaaatataaacctttcccattaaaaggcagcattaaaattaacattagtaCGTGATGGCATCCACTATTAACTCCTCAGCCCCAAGGGGTAGAgggattcaatgatgttatcaagagggagagcagaagaggagggagaggaggaagggggccctcATCAGCGGCCCGGTCTCCCAGAAGGCCTgtgaacaattcagtcttacacaGGCCCTCATGGCGGAACTCAGCGAGGTCCcgccagggcccggacagctcAGTGGTAAGagattccaccaggcggggggccAGAGCCGTGGGCTCTGGCCCTGGTCAGAAACCAACCcattatcattgaggggccagggatcctCAGTAAAGTGGCCTCTGCCGAAGCGCAGAGAGGCGGtttggaacatatggggtaaggcggtccacTTGAGTGCGGAGGCCCCAGgcagtaaggccttaaaggtcaacaccaacaccccagtgattgattattcaactggtagccagtgcagacggctgagcacaggtgtaatgtgttctCGCATGGCACTCCCTGTAAGCAtacgagccgccgcattctggaccatttttaatctccgaatcaagcgcaagggaaggccagcgtagagcgagttgcaatagtctaacctggaggtgaccgttgcatggaccacagtggccaggtcagcttgggagaggaaggggaccagccgtcggatgttcatggactacaatgcccatcagcccctgccagcatggccaagtggcagggctgatgggaattgtagttcatgaacatctgggaggccacagtttgaagacccctgcgctAAACCAATCATTCGTGCCGTTTTTTCCTAAATTAGGAGATTCTTGGCAACTTCCAAAAGTAACAGCAGTTGTGTATTTGCAGCGGGGAGTTCTGGAAGGTAACTGCCCTGTTACATAATCCCCCAACCTTGCTTAGTAAGCCCCCACCGCAGCCCCCATGCCTTGATGTCTCATCACCCGGCTGTCATCCCAGCCCTCTATCCAAATGACGGGTTGGAGTTCCGGAGGGGAACTCTGCCTCTTTCGAGAAAGGGAATCTCTTTATCTGCCGGTTATATAAGCCCTCGGTGTCCTTTTATGGTTTGCCTTCCTGCTTCTTCGCTCAGAGCCAGGAACAAGCGCGGCTTCATCTGCTTCCGTGGGCTGAATGAGTGATTAAGCATCTGATTCAAAATTGCTAACGGGCCGGCGTCCAATGGGTGGATTTAATTGGCTGGGAACCCCGGATGGGTAGGACACCCCCATATCTGTCAAtgtgttaaccccccccccccaaaaaaacttgaaGTCGCTACTGCCAGTGTCAAATTCCCGACCGATGCTCTCAATGTCAAActgaaaccttttttaaaagcgTCCTTTTAATTTGCCGACTGACCTCTTCTATCCCTTTATCTAAATGAGTGAGAAAGAAGGAACAATTGGGGCTGCTGTGTGCATGCAGGGTTGTAATGTCTTGTTGTGGTTGTCAATCCGGCGCCAAGAAGTGAGTCAGTGTGACACAATGAATTCTAGCCCGCCTCCTCCTTTTGTCCAGGGAGTAGGGTTTTATTAAGACCCCGCTGTGTCAACTGTCCGGAGATGAACAAACCCCCCTTTTCGGCTCTTTAGGGAGAGTAAGGGGGGACCAGGCAGGATAAAAGGTAAGGATTACTCATCCGTCCATCCAACTGTCTCTGAAACCTTTAAAGAGCTTCTCGCCTCAAGTCTGGGGGTGTGCAGGAGGGGGTGGGAAAAGCaaccgggagggagggagggagtcctGCCAGGAGCTGTGTTTTCCACCGAACGCTGCTCCTCCAATCAGCGGCAAGGCACCAATGAGCAAAGAGGCCTGGCTACACCCACATATTGAGCTGTGTGGAGTATAAGTATGGGTATCTGCGAGAGCTCGAGCCAGAACACGGAGAGACAGCAAACGGCTCTCTTCTGCAGCTTCGCAGACAAAGCCAGCCACTTGTTAGCGGGAACTTCTCGGAAGACTTCTCGGAAGCAAGGCGGGAATCCGCTCCAGGGACGCCGGCAACCACCCCTGACGGAAAGAGAGCTCAGCTCGGGGATTTACACACCCCCAGCCAGGACTGGACCCAAGACTGAAAGATTTCCTTCTGATTTGCTTGGATTCTGGTGGTGGAGCAAGAGAACTTGGACCACGAAGCTTTCCTGGGGTGATTTCTGATTGGGTTGTGTTTGTCTTTGGGGCAAAGGCGGGTAGTCTACCAGGGGCGCCCAGGCCAGGTTTGTCTGCAGCTGTCCAACCATGCAGTTGGATAACGTCAACCCCGGGAACCTCCACTCTTTCCAGGGTCACCGCGGAGTGACCAACAAGCCGAATGTCATCCTTCAAATAGGGAAGTGCAGGGCTGAGATGTTAGACCATGTCAGGAGGACCCACCGCCACCTCCTGACCGAGGTGTCCAAACAGGTGGAGCGGGAGCTGAAGGGCTTGCAGAAGTCAGTGGGGAAACTCGAGAACAACCTCGAGGATCACGTGCCCTCGGCGGCCGAGAACCAGAGGTGGAAGAAGTCCATCAAGGCCTGCCTGTCTCGGTGCCAGGACACCATCGCTCACCTGGAGAGGTGGGTCAAGAGGGAGATGAACGTCTGGAAGGAAGTTTTCTTCCGCCTGGAGAAATGGGCTGACCGGCTAGAGTCCGGAGGGGGGAAATACTGCCACGGGGATCATCCCAGGCAGACTGTTTCTGTCGGGGTGGGAGGCCCAGAGATCAACTCAAATGAAGGGGAGATTTATGACTATGCTCTGGACATGAGCCAGATGTATGCCCTGACTCCTCCTCCATCTGTCGATGTCCCGGTGGTGCCTCAGCCTCATGACACCTACCAGTGGATCACTGTCTCAGAGGACACCCCACCTTCCCCGGTGGAGACCCAGATTTTTGAAGACCCAAGAGAGTTCCTGACTCACTTGGAGGACTATTTGAAACAGGTGGGCGGGACCGAGGAATACTGGCTCTCTCAGATCCAGAACCACATGAATGGCCCGGCCAAGAAATGGTGGGAATATAAGCAGGACTCGGTCAAGAACTGGCTGGAGTTCAAGAAAGAGTTCTTGCAGTATAGCGAAGGCACCCTGACCAGGGACGCCATCAAACAAGAGCTAGATCTACCCCAGAAGGAAGGAGAGCCGTTAGATCAGTTTCTCTGGCGAAAGAGGGACCTGTATCAGACCCTCTACATTGAggctgaagaggaggaggtgaTCCAGTATGTAGTTGGGACCCTCCAACCTAAACTGAAGCGCTTCCTAAGCCACCCTTACCCTAAAACTTTAGAACAGCTGATCCAGAGGGGCAAGGAAGTTGAGGGCAGCCTAGATAATTCTGAAGAGCCCAGCCCACAGAGGACTCCGGAGCACCAGCTAGGGGACTCCATAGAGAGCTTGCCTCCTTCTTCCACTGTTAGCCCAAACAGTGATGGGACCCAACCAGAAATGTCTCCTCTGCCAGCCACAGTGATATGAGCTTGAGACTTGAGGCAGTACATATTCCATGGAAGGGAGTCAGTGGCTTATTTACAGAGGTGGGTTCCTTTCAGCCGAGGCCACCATGGGTCTGAGAAAGTTCTCAGTCCAATGGCCCATAGGAAGAGCaccattattttttgtttgtgaGCAGACCAGAGCTCACCTGAATAACTCGTGGTGGTTCAGACTGGAGAATGAAGGATactctgaggatttttttttcaaaacaggagccattgcaaaaaaaaatggacagtgttcCAAAACCAGCCAATCCTTGGTGGCAAAGGGCCACCAAGTCCCCTTGGGCATGAGTTTCCAAGGTCTTGAGCTGGGCAAAACATGGGAAGTTTCTTTCCAACAACCACTGGTTCTTTCCTCCAGCACTTTTCCTCCCAGGTATTTCTCCCTCTTTCGAGAAATGACCTGCGCTTATCTCTGCTTGGGCTTTCACCAATTCCGAGAAAGCTAGCTGCTTCCATTTTTATTTCATCCTCTACCTTCCGATAATTGAGTGAGAAGGGAACTTCTTGGAAAGTTGGAAGGATGACTTGAAAAAAAACTCCATGAGGAGTCTCGAGCATCAAATGACAGTTGTTCTGGgttcttttgtttccttcctaAGCGGGACTTTTGGGTTCTCCTTGGCCCTGACCTGATTTCAAAGGTCTTCAGCTCCAGAAAAGTCCACATTCATTTCACGGTGGACCAGAGTGAAGCCTTATCTCCTTACTATCTAGGCTCAGGAACAGACAGTGGGAGAAGACCCCTAGGAGGCAGAGAGCAACAAAAAGGGAAAGATTGGGAGGTGCTCTACATTTGTACAGGGGTTGGATTCCTAAAGTATTGTAAGGGACGAGCAAAGGGGATTTCAACTCTATACAAACACAACTCAATTCCAGAGATCAGTCTGCTCCTAGCTCTGCTCCAGCGCAGATCCACTAAGACAGATGTTCATTGAACGAAAACTCCGCTGAGTGTTTCAGTGCCAGAGAGCTTCTAAAATTGCGAGGTCTTCGGCACAAGAGTCTTAGCAGCTGAGCCACCGGGACTGCTGACGGTCTTCCTCCAGGTAGCCTAGACTGGCTGCATCAGGAAATGCGAAAA
The window above is part of the Sphaerodactylus townsendi isolate TG3544 linkage group LG09, MPM_Stown_v2.3, whole genome shotgun sequence genome. Proteins encoded here:
- the ARC gene encoding activity-regulated cytoskeleton-associated protein; this encodes MQLDNVNPGNLHSFQGHRGVTNKPNVILQIGKCRAEMLDHVRRTHRHLLTEVSKQVERELKGLQKSVGKLENNLEDHVPSAAENQRWKKSIKACLSRCQDTIAHLERWVKREMNVWKEVFFRLEKWADRLESGGGKYCHGDHPRQTVSVGVGGPEINSNEGEIYDYALDMSQMYALTPPPSVDVPVVPQPHDTYQWITVSEDTPPSPVETQIFEDPREFLTHLEDYLKQVGGTEEYWLSQIQNHMNGPAKKWWEYKQDSVKNWLEFKKEFLQYSEGTLTRDAIKQELDLPQKEGEPLDQFLWRKRDLYQTLYIEAEEEEVIQYVVGTLQPKLKRFLSHPYPKTLEQLIQRGKEVEGSLDNSEEPSPQRTPEHQLGDSIESLPPSSTVSPNSDGTQPEMSPLPATVI